A genomic region of Paenibacillus sp. PL2-23 contains the following coding sequences:
- a CDS encoding flavin reductase family protein, giving the protein MPSIDSDSQSAQDNYKLLIGSILPRPIAFVTTLSEDGVLNAAPFSFFNIVSADPPMVSISVQRKNGEQKDTARHAGKRREFVVHIADETYIEAINETAVPVPSHVSEVELAGLTPVPSDKIAVPGVAEARIRLECVLEQSIPLGGREGAPSCDLLLGRVVRFHVDDTLYENGRIDPDALRPISRLAGDDYAKLGERFTLVRPV; this is encoded by the coding sequence ATGCCCAGCATCGATTCCGACAGCCAAAGCGCTCAGGACAATTATAAGCTGCTTATTGGCAGCATCCTGCCTCGGCCGATTGCCTTCGTGACGACCTTGTCGGAGGACGGAGTGCTGAACGCCGCTCCATTCAGCTTTTTCAATATCGTATCGGCCGATCCCCCCATGGTGTCCATATCCGTGCAGCGCAAGAACGGTGAGCAGAAGGATACCGCCCGCCATGCGGGCAAGCGTAGGGAGTTCGTTGTGCATATCGCCGACGAGACGTATATTGAAGCAATTAATGAGACAGCCGTTCCGGTGCCGTCCCATGTGAGCGAGGTTGAGCTCGCGGGTCTGACGCCTGTGCCAAGCGACAAGATCGCCGTTCCTGGCGTTGCGGAAGCCCGCATTCGATTGGAATGTGTGCTGGAGCAAAGTATTCCGCTAGGCGGCCGTGAGGGAGCGCCGTCCTGCGATTTGCTGCTGGGTCGCGTCGTGCGCTTCCATGTGGACGATACGCTGTATGAGAATGGCCGTATCGATCCAGACGCTCTTCGTCCTATCAGCCGCCTCGCAGGCGATGACTATGCGAAGCTGGGGGAACGCTTCACGCTGGTGCGGCCGGTTTGA
- the rbsK gene encoding ribokinase, with protein sequence MKRPRIVVVGSLNMDIVVKAARFPAAGETIAGEEIHFVPGGKGANQAVALGRLGAEVTMVGAVGADSFGGTLLASLNASGVSCEHVKKTEKAPTGTASITLTPEENSIVIVAGANAELREEDMDHIEAIIAGADAVLLQLEIPLGTVERAAELAEKHGKLVILNPAPARALPPSLLGRIHYITPNGTELAVLTGVDSAGEGDDSPLEEAVDALLAQGPSCVVTTLGAEGAAWKARGEKLRRQQAHRMQVVDTTGAGDAFNAGLAYGLCEGREVGEAVALAAQTAALAVTKFGAQDGMPTMAEVLNYFGQNAVPSSEHDAG encoded by the coding sequence ATGAAGCGACCGAGGATTGTAGTTGTAGGCAGTCTGAACATGGATATTGTGGTCAAAGCAGCAAGATTCCCTGCCGCGGGTGAGACGATTGCGGGTGAAGAGATTCATTTTGTCCCGGGCGGCAAAGGGGCGAATCAAGCCGTGGCGCTGGGCCGTCTTGGCGCAGAGGTGACGATGGTGGGTGCCGTGGGTGCCGATAGCTTCGGCGGGACGCTGCTAGCGTCATTGAACGCCAGCGGTGTAAGCTGCGAGCATGTGAAGAAGACGGAGAAGGCTCCGACTGGCACTGCCTCTATAACGCTGACGCCTGAGGAGAACAGCATCGTCATCGTTGCTGGAGCAAACGCGGAGCTTCGCGAGGAGGATATGGATCACATAGAAGCGATTATCGCTGGGGCTGACGCGGTGCTGCTGCAGCTGGAAATTCCATTGGGGACGGTGGAGCGGGCGGCAGAGCTGGCTGAGAAGCATGGGAAGCTAGTGATTCTGAATCCGGCTCCGGCGCGTGCGCTGCCCCCTAGCCTGCTTGGCCGCATCCATTACATAACGCCGAATGGTACGGAGCTTGCGGTACTGACGGGAGTCGATTCGGCAGGAGAGGGAGACGACAGCCCCCTGGAGGAAGCGGTGGACGCGCTGCTGGCGCAAGGGCCGTCCTGCGTTGTCACGACGCTGGGCGCGGAGGGCGCCGCTTGGAAGGCGAGAGGGGAGAAGCTTCGGCGCCAGCAAGCCCATCGCATGCAGGTGGTCGACACAACCGGGGCTGGAGACGCCTTTAACGCGGGTCTGGCTTATGGGCTGTGCGAAGGGCGCGAGGTGGGTGAGGCAGTGGCGTTAGCCGCCCAGACAGCGGCGCTCGCCGTCACCAAGTTCGGTGCGCAGGACGGCATGCCGACGATGGCGGAGGTGCTGAATTATTTTGGCCAGAATGCGGTCCCAAGCTCGGAGCACGATGCAGGTTAA
- a CDS encoding NAD(P)/FAD-dependent oxidoreductase, which yields MRVECAIIGGGPAGLNAALVLGRARRRVIVFDDNQPRNAVTRHTHGFITRDGVKPAELRNLAWQDIRRYPSVQASTKQMTGVMPLPGGGFRLQTGDGAVYQARKLLLATGLRETLPNIPGIRQFYGRSLYNCPYCDGYELRDQPLVVIAEGSGAFALARLAYQWSRDLLLCTNGAAGSLNQEEIRLLQRKKVQISYERIKELAGKDGALRSVQFENGKSMKRAGGFVSTYWRHASPFGDQLGCRMNEAGGMETDSLGRTSVYGVYAAGDASGIAPAQAVIAAGEGSRAAIGINTDLLREDFV from the coding sequence ATGAGGGTGGAATGTGCCATTATCGGTGGAGGTCCGGCGGGGCTGAATGCGGCGCTTGTGTTGGGCCGGGCGAGAAGAAGGGTCATTGTGTTCGACGACAATCAGCCGCGCAATGCGGTGACGAGGCATACGCATGGCTTTATAACCAGGGACGGCGTCAAGCCGGCAGAGCTGAGAAATCTCGCCTGGCAGGATATTCGGAGGTATCCCTCCGTTCAAGCGTCTACGAAGCAAATGACTGGCGTGATGCCATTGCCAGGAGGCGGCTTCCGTCTGCAGACGGGTGACGGTGCGGTGTACCAGGCGCGCAAGCTGCTGCTGGCTACGGGGCTCCGCGAGACGCTGCCGAACATACCTGGCATCCGGCAGTTTTACGGGCGAAGCCTGTACAATTGCCCGTACTGTGACGGCTACGAGCTGCGGGATCAGCCCCTGGTTGTCATCGCTGAAGGGAGCGGGGCATTCGCTCTGGCGAGGCTTGCCTATCAATGGAGCCGCGACCTGCTGCTATGCACGAATGGAGCGGCAGGCTCCTTGAACCAGGAAGAAATCCGACTGCTCCAGCGTAAAAAGGTTCAAATTTCTTATGAGCGAATTAAGGAGCTCGCAGGCAAGGATGGAGCGCTCCGTTCTGTTCAATTCGAGAACGGCAAATCCATGAAGCGGGCAGGCGGCTTTGTGTCGACCTACTGGAGGCACGCTTCGCCGTTTGGCGACCAGCTCGGCTGCCGTATGAACGAAGCAGGCGGCATGGAGACGGATAGTCTCGGCCGAACGAGCGTATATGGCGTCTACGCCGCGGGCGACGCCTCCGGCATCGCGCCCGCTCAAGCCGTTATCGCAGCAGGAGAGGGGAGCCGCGCTGCGATCGGCATCAACACGGATTTGCTGCGAGAGGATTTTGTATAG
- a CDS encoding endo-1,4-beta-xylanase, which yields MNRKLKPILSLLLAFALLLPSGWLAPAAGANQSAGTVVLSQSFEDDSTGGWGPVWGGTGNVAISTTVASDGAKSLQFSGRTARSHSPSLNLTSIMQSGKTYDVSLKVRLGANNDGSSSSDTLHIASKVNSPMLQNIYPWLIGDQAVTSGVWTTFEVKNYEVPAGTTEFVIWVESVEASQSTADIYIDEVLIKDVTPAPSTTVLSQSFEDDSTGGWGPVWGGTGNVAVSTTVASEGSKSLQFSGRAARSHSPSLNLTSIMQSGKTYDVSLKVRLGANNDGSSSSDTLHIASKVNSPMLQTIYPWLIEDQAVTSDVWTTFEVKNYEVPAGTTEFVIWVESVEASQSTADIYIDEVLIKDVTPGATPDEGNLDQTGINADFENGIGAWAIRSTEGNGQIAATTAANHTTGGSSSLEVTVSTQYNGPILDVMSKMHKGHRYHLSAWVRMASGQTATSLRISVQSGDSTFTNVSANVSATDSQWVELSGDYTVATTPSVLKAYVETAQNPGNPAGSPVTFYMDDFTITHLGAVAAPKPIQNITPIKDVYQDDFLIGTAVGDAEFEGLRLELLKKHHNVVTAENAMKPDYAYNGAREFDFTAEDALVAKIKEQGLLLHGHVLVWHQQMPTWLSSDAAGNPLDEAEALANLTEHITTVVEHFGDDVISWDVVNEAMNDNPPNPANWKASLRNSPWKAALGEDYVEQSFRIAKEVIKENSWDIKLYYNDYNDDNKNKSTAIANMVKEINEKYAAENNGELLIDGIGMQAHYNLNTKPDNVEESLKRFIDLGVEVSITEIDITAGTDSVLTEKQAKQQGYLYAQLMNLYREYKDDIARVTFWGLNDATSWRASQNPLLFDKDLQAKPAYYGVIDPDTFIAENPPTATEANQSSAKYGTPVIDGTIDSIWSETAAMPINKFQMAWQGASGSAKALWDENNLYVLFQVNNAELDKSSANAWEQDSVEVFLDQNNGKSTSYQADDGQYRVNYDNEASFNPPSIADGFESATKVIGSNYTVELKIPLTAVTPAHNVELGFDVQINDGKAGARQSAASWNDTTGQGYQDTSVFGVLKLTTDSIVAPTHPIVTVPSPPAGVEATDGGAVIKPVAKVEGNRVIGQISSDSLKKALELAARRDGGKKQIAIEVPKQANALAYEIELPAQSLNGEQHFTLQMKTEHATLNIPSNMLSGKASNAPISIRVAKASTEGMNAAAREQIGDRPVLDLNVYLGNEQLEWNNPEAPVIISVPYVPTEGELAQPNAIVVWYIAGNGDISSIPNGRYDAASGTVIFHTTHFSTYAVASVVTSFDDLAGVPWANQAIDAMAARDVIRGTAEHTFSPTAAMKRGDFIALLVRALELQSAGADTATFIDVKASAYYHQELAIAQKLGIATGFEDGTFRPDQSLSRQDMMVLTARAAAAAGKTLEGDGSLEGYADVSSLSAYAVASAASLSQSGIVNGKNGKLAPHESLTRAEAAVILYRIWGLQD from the coding sequence ATGAATCGGAAGCTTAAGCCGATCCTCTCGCTTCTGCTCGCATTCGCTTTGCTCCTGCCATCCGGCTGGCTCGCTCCGGCTGCTGGTGCGAATCAGTCTGCTGGAACTGTTGTTCTATCCCAGAGCTTTGAAGATGACTCAACCGGCGGTTGGGGACCCGTATGGGGTGGCACCGGGAACGTGGCGATTTCAACCACTGTTGCGTCTGACGGCGCCAAGTCCCTGCAATTCTCGGGACGAACGGCCAGAAGCCACAGTCCGAGCCTCAACCTGACATCTATCATGCAATCGGGCAAAACCTATGATGTATCCTTGAAGGTTCGATTGGGCGCTAACAATGACGGCTCAAGCAGCAGCGATACGCTCCACATCGCCTCCAAGGTCAACTCGCCGATGCTCCAAAACATCTATCCTTGGCTCATTGGGGACCAAGCGGTTACATCTGGTGTGTGGACAACCTTTGAAGTGAAAAATTATGAGGTTCCTGCCGGTACAACGGAATTTGTCATCTGGGTGGAATCCGTTGAAGCATCCCAGTCCACAGCGGACATCTACATTGACGAAGTGCTGATCAAGGACGTGACGCCAGCACCATCTACAACTGTTCTATCCCAGAGCTTTGAAGATGACTCAACCGGCGGCTGGGGACCCGTATGGGGTGGAACCGGGAACGTAGCGGTTTCAACCACTGTTGCATCTGAGGGCTCCAAGTCCCTGCAATTCTCGGGGCGAGCGGCTAGAAGCCACAGTCCGAGCCTCAACCTGACGTCTATCATGCAATCGGGCAAGACCTATGATGTATCCTTGAAGGTTCGATTGGGCGCTAACAATGACGGCTCAAGCAGCAGCGATACGCTCCATATCGCCTCCAAGGTCAACTCGCCGATGCTCCAAACCATCTATCCTTGGCTTATTGAGGACCAAGCGGTTACATCTGATGTGTGGACAACCTTTGAAGTGAAAAATTATGAGGTTCCTGCCGGTACAACGGAATTTGTCATCTGGGTGGAATCCGTTGAAGCATCCCAGTCCACAGCGGACATCTACATTGACGAGGTGCTGATCAAGGACGTGACGCCGGGAGCTACGCCTGATGAAGGAAATCTCGATCAGACGGGCATCAACGCTGATTTTGAGAACGGCATTGGAGCCTGGGCGATTCGCAGTACTGAAGGCAACGGCCAAATCGCCGCAACAACCGCAGCAAATCATACTACCGGTGGATCAAGCAGCTTGGAAGTAACCGTCTCTACTCAATATAACGGTCCAATTCTGGATGTCATGAGCAAGATGCATAAGGGCCATCGCTATCATCTGTCTGCCTGGGTAAGAATGGCTTCCGGTCAAACAGCCACTTCTCTGCGTATTAGCGTACAGAGCGGAGACAGCACCTTCACCAACGTGTCGGCGAACGTCTCGGCGACGGACAGCCAGTGGGTGGAGCTGTCGGGCGACTACACGGTGGCGACTACGCCATCGGTATTGAAAGCCTATGTGGAAACAGCTCAGAACCCAGGTAATCCGGCCGGCTCTCCCGTGACCTTCTACATGGATGACTTCACGATTACCCATCTCGGCGCCGTTGCGGCTCCGAAGCCGATTCAAAACATAACGCCAATCAAGGACGTATACCAGGATGACTTCCTAATCGGCACGGCCGTTGGCGATGCGGAATTTGAAGGCCTTCGTCTGGAGCTCCTCAAGAAGCATCACAACGTCGTCACGGCCGAAAATGCGATGAAGCCGGACTATGCTTACAATGGAGCCAGAGAGTTCGATTTCACCGCAGAGGATGCTCTCGTGGCCAAGATCAAGGAGCAGGGACTTCTGCTGCATGGCCACGTGCTAGTCTGGCATCAACAGATGCCGACATGGCTCAGCTCCGACGCGGCAGGCAATCCTCTCGATGAGGCTGAAGCGCTGGCGAACCTGACCGAGCACATCACGACGGTTGTGGAGCATTTCGGCGATGATGTAATCTCATGGGACGTTGTTAACGAAGCGATGAATGACAACCCTCCTAATCCTGCCAATTGGAAAGCGTCCCTGCGCAACTCTCCCTGGAAGGCCGCTCTCGGCGAGGATTACGTCGAGCAATCGTTCCGAATAGCCAAGGAAGTTATTAAAGAGAATAGCTGGGACATCAAGCTGTACTACAATGACTACAATGACGACAATAAAAACAAGTCGACGGCTATCGCCAATATGGTGAAGGAAATCAATGAAAAATATGCTGCCGAGAACAATGGCGAGCTGCTCATTGACGGCATCGGCATGCAGGCGCACTACAATCTGAACACAAAGCCAGATAACGTGGAAGAGTCCTTGAAGCGGTTCATTGATCTGGGTGTGGAAGTCAGCATTACGGAAATCGACATCACAGCTGGCACCGATTCCGTGCTTACGGAGAAACAGGCTAAGCAGCAAGGCTACCTATACGCACAGCTAATGAATTTGTACCGAGAGTACAAGGATGATATCGCTCGCGTAACATTCTGGGGCTTGAATGACGCGACGAGCTGGCGAGCTTCTCAGAATCCTTTGCTGTTCGACAAAGACCTGCAAGCCAAACCGGCATACTACGGCGTTATCGATCCGGATACATTCATAGCGGAAAATCCGCCCACGGCTACTGAAGCCAACCAGTCCTCCGCCAAATACGGAACGCCTGTTATTGACGGTACCATCGACTCCATCTGGAGTGAGACGGCGGCTATGCCAATCAATAAGTTCCAGATGGCTTGGCAAGGTGCTAGCGGCAGCGCGAAGGCCCTATGGGATGAAAATAATCTGTACGTGCTGTTCCAGGTGAACAACGCTGAGCTGGATAAGTCCAGCGCCAATGCATGGGAGCAGGACTCCGTGGAGGTATTCCTGGACCAAAACAATGGGAAGTCAACCTCCTATCAAGCTGACGACGGACAATATCGGGTCAACTATGATAACGAAGCCTCTTTCAATCCGCCAAGCATTGCAGACGGCTTCGAATCGGCAACCAAAGTGATCGGCAGCAACTATACGGTCGAATTGAAAATTCCGCTGACGGCTGTAACGCCGGCCCATAACGTGGAACTTGGCTTCGACGTACAAATCAATGATGGCAAAGCCGGTGCGCGACAAAGCGCCGCAAGCTGGAATGACACGACCGGTCAAGGCTACCAGGATACATCTGTTTTTGGTGTTCTGAAGCTTACAACAGACTCAATCGTTGCTCCAACCCACCCCATCGTCACGGTCCCAAGCCCGCCAGCCGGCGTGGAGGCAACAGACGGCGGCGCCGTCATTAAGCCCGTCGCGAAGGTGGAGGGGAACCGAGTCATTGGCCAAATCTCCAGCGACAGCCTGAAGAAAGCGCTGGAGCTTGCGGCTCGGAGGGACGGCGGCAAGAAGCAAATTGCCATCGAGGTGCCGAAGCAGGCGAACGCGCTCGCATATGAAATCGAGCTGCCGGCTCAGAGCTTGAACGGCGAACAACACTTCACGCTCCAGATGAAAACCGAGCATGCGACGTTGAACATTCCGAGCAACATGCTGTCCGGTAAGGCCTCCAACGCTCCTATCTCCATTCGCGTGGCCAAGGCCTCAACCGAGGGCATGAACGCTGCTGCGCGCGAGCAGATTGGAGATCGTCCCGTTCTGGATCTGAACGTCTATCTCGGCAATGAACAGCTGGAATGGAACAATCCGGAGGCGCCCGTCATCATTTCGGTGCCTTACGTACCGACTGAAGGGGAGCTCGCTCAGCCGAATGCCATCGTCGTCTGGTACATCGCCGGCAACGGCGATATTAGCTCGATTCCGAACGGCCGATATGACGCGGCAAGCGGAACGGTTATTTTCCACACGACGCACTTCAGCACCTATGCAGTTGCCTCCGTTGTGACGTCCTTCGATGACTTGGCGGGCGTGCCATGGGCGAACCAAGCCATTGACGCTATGGCTGCGCGCGACGTCATAAGAGGAACGGCCGAGCATACCTTCTCACCTACCGCGGCTATGAAGAGAGGCGATTTCATCGCCCTGCTGGTCAGAGCGCTGGAGCTGCAGTCCGCGGGTGCCGATACCGCAACCTTCATAGATGTCAAAGCGAGCGCGTATTATCACCAAGAGCTGGCCATTGCGCAGAAGCTCGGCATTGCCACTGGCTTTGAGGATGGCACCTTCCGGCCAGATCAGTCTCTCTCCCGTCAGGACATGATGGTGCTTACAGCCCGCGCGGCTGCAGCAGCCGGCAAGACGCTGGAGGGCGACGGCTCACTGGAGGGCTATGCCGACGTATCCAGCCTTTCCGCTTATGCCGTGGCAAGCGCGGCAAGCCTGTCGCAGTCAGGTATCGTGAACGGCAAGAACGGCAAGCTTGCGCCGCATGAGTCTCTGACAAGAGCGGAAGCCGCTGTTATTCTGTACCGGATCTGGGGCTTGCAAGATTAA
- a CDS encoding acyl-CoA dehydrogenase family protein → MERYIDQYIRNDQERERMRIAEELAGRFAQRAERHDREGSFPFQNFAELKDAGLLKVTVPKAYGGDGITLYELVQLQERLGYGDGATALAVGWHLGQVFHFRETGKWQSELFAELCEAIVRDGAMINTFASEAATGSPSRGGKPETAAMRSEGGWRLAGRKTFSTLSPILDRFVVTAYVPDEGVTAEFLVRRSEQVRLVETWDTLGMRATGSHDVVLEDAFVPEQDRIKGEGLDDGGGWLLHIPACYMGIALAARDYALAYARTYQPNYLDKPIASLPAVQQTIGEMEAELRIARTMLYAAADRWDRESQHRPMLRTELGLAKYTVTNHTLGIVDKAMRIVGGASLSRSCPLERYYRDVRAGLHNPPMDSSVMMNLAKSALEDVTREGFRQA, encoded by the coding sequence GTGGAGCGCTACATCGATCAATATATACGCAACGATCAAGAACGTGAACGCATGAGGATAGCGGAGGAGCTTGCGGGGCGATTTGCTCAAAGGGCTGAACGGCATGACCGGGAGGGCTCCTTCCCATTCCAGAATTTTGCCGAATTGAAGGATGCGGGCCTGTTGAAGGTGACAGTGCCTAAGGCGTATGGCGGAGACGGCATTACCTTGTATGAGCTTGTTCAGCTTCAGGAGAGGCTCGGATACGGCGATGGAGCTACCGCGCTTGCGGTCGGCTGGCATCTGGGACAGGTGTTCCATTTCCGCGAGACGGGGAAGTGGCAGAGTGAATTGTTCGCTGAGCTATGCGAAGCCATTGTGCGGGACGGCGCAATGATTAATACATTCGCAAGCGAAGCGGCGACTGGAAGTCCGAGCAGGGGAGGCAAGCCGGAGACGGCTGCGATGCGTTCGGAAGGAGGCTGGCGACTGGCGGGACGCAAAACGTTCAGTACCCTGTCTCCCATTCTGGACCGGTTTGTGGTGACGGCATATGTCCCCGATGAAGGCGTAACGGCTGAATTTCTGGTCCGTCGCTCGGAGCAGGTGCGGCTGGTGGAGACATGGGATACGCTGGGAATGCGAGCGACCGGCAGTCATGACGTAGTCTTGGAGGATGCCTTTGTTCCGGAGCAAGATCGAATTAAAGGCGAGGGCTTGGACGACGGCGGCGGCTGGCTGCTGCATATCCCTGCGTGCTACATGGGCATCGCTCTGGCGGCGCGGGACTATGCTCTGGCATATGCCCGGACGTACCAGCCCAATTATCTCGACAAGCCGATTGCCAGTCTGCCGGCCGTTCAGCAGACCATTGGCGAGATGGAGGCTGAGCTCCGAATCGCAAGAACGATGCTGTATGCTGCGGCCGACCGCTGGGATCGTGAATCCCAGCATAGACCCATGCTTAGAACGGAGCTGGGGCTGGCCAAATATACGGTGACCAATCATACCTTGGGAATCGTAGACAAAGCGATGCGGATTGTTGGAGGCGCGAGCCTGTCCCGAAGCTGTCCCCTGGAGAGGTACTACCGGGATGTCCGGGCAGGACTCCATAACCCGCCGATGGACAGCTCCGTCATGATGAATCTCGCGAAATCTGCTTTGGAGGATGTGACGCGGGAAGGCTTCCGGCAAGCTTAG
- a CDS encoding PIG-L family deacetylase — protein MRPFSDNKQKKLLAVFAHPDDETFICGGTLAKYANEGVDITLVSATRGEMGRRMGNPPYVNRESMPEVREQELKQACDILGIARLQFFDIRDKTVEFHDAALLEQRIQALLQELQPEVVLTFHEKLGGHPDHNAIGKATTAAYLRSGLTGGLYFISFGSAMAQPERFGYTREDIVRVDMNAYKRTKLAAFRAHRCQTEIDEWVWKPDEEAMSHLGNHEYFIVGDKRTPRRHPANLFKP, from the coding sequence ATGAGACCCTTCAGCGACAACAAACAGAAGAAGCTTCTTGCGGTATTCGCACATCCAGACGACGAGACGTTTATTTGTGGGGGCACGCTGGCCAAATACGCTAACGAAGGCGTGGACATCACCCTAGTGAGCGCGACGCGGGGAGAGATGGGCAGACGGATGGGCAACCCGCCCTATGTGAATCGGGAGTCGATGCCGGAGGTGCGGGAGCAGGAGCTGAAGCAAGCTTGCGATATACTGGGCATTGCGCGGCTTCAATTTTTCGACATTCGGGACAAAACGGTCGAATTTCACGACGCCGCTCTCCTCGAGCAGCGTATCCAAGCACTGCTTCAGGAGCTTCAGCCCGAGGTTGTACTGACCTTCCACGAGAAGCTGGGGGGCCACCCCGACCATAACGCAATCGGCAAAGCGACGACCGCCGCATACCTGCGAAGCGGCTTAACGGGCGGGCTGTACTTTATATCGTTCGGAAGCGCGATGGCGCAGCCGGAACGCTTCGGCTACACCCGCGAGGATATCGTCCGAGTGGACATGAATGCGTACAAGCGAACGAAGCTGGCCGCATTCCGCGCACACCGCTGCCAAACCGAGATAGACGAGTGGGTCTGGAAGCCCGACGAAGAGGCCATGTCCCATCTGGGCAATCATGAATATTTTATCGTGGGGGATAAAAGAACGCCTCGCAGACATCCGGCAAATTTATTCAAGCCCTAA
- a CDS encoding DUF1806 family protein, protein MIPIDRVDTEQALQAFVGSEAYIHSEATSFMFVRNFTIHITHAFLAGEGPYRAALRFDGLGWLRAEALTHYEWDAKGRLLLAGFDDRGRMHAALQLGKEPFPE, encoded by the coding sequence ATGATTCCAATAGATCGAGTTGACACTGAGCAGGCTTTGCAAGCTTTCGTCGGCTCAGAAGCTTATATACATAGCGAAGCTACTTCTTTTATGTTCGTTCGGAACTTCACTATCCATATTACGCATGCCTTCTTGGCTGGCGAAGGTCCATATCGCGCGGCGCTCCGCTTCGACGGTCTGGGCTGGCTGCGAGCGGAAGCGCTCACCCATTACGAGTGGGATGCCAAAGGCCGCCTGCTCCTGGCAGGCTTCGATGACCGAGGGCGTATGCATGCAGCCCTGCAGCTTGGAAAGGAGCCTTTCCCCGAATGA
- a CDS encoding MurR/RpiR family transcriptional regulator produces the protein MAINDNVLIKIRERKDSLTPVERLVAEYILSNKEEIPHLSIKSLAQASKTSDASVLRFCKTMGYGGYRSFIVSISASLGSMDEESGDQYTDIQPGDELTTIISNIGRNNMRSIEDTLSVLDRSAVARAVEALRTSKRIMFFGIGASGLVAQDAEQKFTRINKICHAFVDGHSQLTAATVLSKEDVAIFVSNSGDTLEILDALDMAKKNGAHVIAITKYSKSELSERADTLLSISTPEISIRSGAMGSRIAMLTIIDMLFAGVASADYGQVKKYLTKSHSIIANKRRK, from the coding sequence ATGGCGATTAACGATAATGTGCTGATCAAAATTCGGGAGCGCAAGGACAGTCTGACGCCTGTCGAGCGGCTGGTTGCGGAATACATTCTTTCTAATAAGGAAGAAATTCCGCATCTCTCTATCAAAAGCCTGGCACAGGCAAGCAAGACGAGCGACGCTTCGGTGCTGCGATTCTGCAAGACGATGGGGTATGGCGGTTATCGCAGCTTTATTGTCAGCATCTCGGCCTCTCTTGGCTCCATGGACGAGGAATCCGGCGATCAATATACGGACATTCAGCCGGGGGATGAGCTGACGACGATCATATCGAATATTGGACGGAACAATATGCGGTCGATTGAGGATACGCTCAGCGTGCTTGACCGGTCGGCGGTCGCGCGCGCTGTGGAGGCGCTGCGGACGAGCAAGCGGATTATGTTTTTTGGCATTGGCGCTTCGGGACTCGTCGCGCAGGATGCGGAGCAGAAGTTTACGCGTATCAACAAAATTTGTCATGCCTTTGTTGATGGACACAGCCAGCTGACGGCGGCGACGGTGCTGTCCAAGGAGGATGTGGCCATCTTCGTATCGAACTCGGGAGACACGCTGGAAATTCTCGATGCGCTGGACATGGCGAAGAAGAACGGAGCGCATGTCATTGCGATTACGAAGTACAGCAAAAGCGAGCTGTCGGAGAGAGCGGACACGCTGCTCAGCATTTCTACGCCGGAAATTTCAATCCGCAGCGGCGCGATGGGCTCTCGTATCGCGATGCTGACGATTATCGACATGCTGTTCGCTGGAGTAGCGAGCGCGGACTATGGGCAGGTCAAAAAATATTTGACCAAAAGCCACAGCATCATCGCGAACAAGAGAAGAAAATAA